In one Shewanella loihica PV-4 genomic region, the following are encoded:
- a CDS encoding LysR family transcriptional regulator, whose translation MIELRHLRTLVALKESGSLAGAAKKRFVTQSALSHQIKELETRINSAIFVRKSKPLSFTQEGARLLNLAEEILPKVIETEIDLKNGLGSEARDLFVGIECHSCFRWLMPVIEQFNASFPHTNLELSSRHLFDSLTALKQGQLDVVLTSDPIPDHDIAYQHLFDFEVKLLVAADHPLAELPYVTAAQLKDQTLLTYPVPLDRLDIYRHFMEPAGVPVAKQIRCDLTAMLLQRIACKDGVAALPSWSINEAHGLSLKAVKLGSEGLRRPLFGAYRSNGSSARLAQQWLNLVTSEGLERQGH comes from the coding sequence ATGATAGAGCTTAGGCATTTACGTACATTGGTCGCCCTGAAAGAGAGCGGCAGTCTCGCAGGCGCAGCCAAGAAGCGCTTTGTCACCCAGTCGGCCTTATCCCACCAGATCAAGGAACTGGAGACCCGCATCAACTCGGCGATTTTCGTGCGTAAGAGTAAACCCCTCTCCTTTACCCAAGAGGGCGCTAGGTTGCTCAATCTGGCCGAAGAGATCTTGCCTAAGGTGATAGAAACCGAAATCGATCTCAAGAATGGCCTGGGCAGCGAAGCGAGAGATCTCTTTGTGGGTATCGAATGCCACAGCTGTTTTCGTTGGCTGATGCCGGTGATCGAGCAGTTTAATGCCAGCTTTCCCCACACCAACCTGGAGCTGTCGAGCCGCCACCTGTTCGATTCGCTGACCGCGCTCAAGCAGGGACAGCTGGATGTGGTGCTCACCTCAGACCCTATACCCGATCATGATATTGCCTATCAGCACCTGTTCGATTTCGAGGTCAAACTACTGGTCGCCGCGGATCATCCGCTGGCCGAACTTCCCTATGTCACGGCGGCGCAGCTTAAGGATCAGACCCTTCTCACCTACCCAGTGCCACTAGACAGGCTGGATATCTATCGCCACTTCATGGAGCCTGCGGGCGTGCCGGTTGCCAAGCAGATCCGCTGCGATCTCACCGCCATGTTGCTGCAACGCATCGCCTGCAAGGATGGGGTCGCCGCCCTGCCGAGTTGGTCGATCAACGAGGCCCACGGCCTGTCGCTCAAGGCGGTAAAACTGGGATCAGAAGGGCTCAGACGCCCGCTGTTTGGCGCCTATCGCAGCAACGGCAGCAGTGCGCGCCTCGCCCAGCAGTGGCTCAATCTGGTGACCTCTGAGGGGCTGGAGCGTCAGGGGCACTAA